One genomic region from Leguminivora glycinivorella isolate SPB_JAAS2020 chromosome 8, LegGlyc_1.1, whole genome shotgun sequence encodes:
- the LOC125228994 gene encoding uncharacterized protein LOC125228994: MGEKVHQNAPISCPFTTELYFYTQVQKQYEIIQEKYAIPEDQRVRLPKLYGCRDEYLSETLVFEDLIAQGYKNFNRQKTANLEYVKTAIDLMARFHALSLAFHDNDPDAFDKASEKLRMDVSKMVAITAIMKPKMVSSALEVVEDKYRDKLEKFLNQEQCPVLQFADMLRSKNKKILVHRDFKPSNLMHRRRNEKLEIIPVDFQGVIDGDPLNDLLYFIFTATDEEFRRLHHHNMLDLYHDCLTKALRRFNIDVETVYSKSTYRDQLKEYSMVGLTMAVVVLPMVLAEEEKIPDFDTSEITDFIVEASKTYKERLNGIVNNYVQWGLL, from the exons ATGGGCGAAAAGGTCCATCAAAACGCTCCGATATCCTGCCCGTTTACCACCGAGCTTTACTTCTACACTCAAGTTCAGAAGCAGTACGAAATAATTCAAGAGAAATACGCCATTCCTGAGGATCAAAGAGTGCGTTTGCCGAAACTATACGGCTGCCGCGACGAATACTTAAGTGAGACATTAGTGTTTGAAGACCTAATCGCCCAGGGGTATAAGAATTTTAACAGGCAGAAAACCGCAAATTTGGAATATGTGAAAACGGCGATCGATCTGATGGCAAGGTTCCATGCTTTATCGCTAGCTTTTCACGACAATGATCCGGATGCATTTGACAAAGCAAGCGAAAAACTTAGGATGGATGTGTCTAAGATGGTAGCAATAACCGCTATAATGAAGCCGAAAATGGTATCTAGCGCTCTCGAAGTGGTGGAAGATAAGTATCGAGATAAGTTGGAAAAGTTTTTAAATCAGGAGCAGTGTCCTGTGCTGCAGTTTGCAGACATGCTACGTagcaaaaataagaaaattcTTGTTCATCGCGACTTTAAACCCAGCAATTTGATGCATCGGCGCAGA AACGAAAAGCTGGAGATAATCCCAGTAGACTTCCAGGGGGTTATAGACGGAGACCCACTGAACGACCTACTGTACTTCATTTTCACCGCCACAGACGAAGAATTCCGTCGCTTGCACCACCATAACATGTTGGACCTGTATCACGATTGCTTGACCAAAGCGCTGCGTCGGTTTAACATCGATGTTGAGACGGTCTACTCGAAAAGTACTTACAGAGATCAGCTCAAGGAG TATTCCATGGTGGGCCTCACCATGGCCGTGGTAGTTTTACCTATGGTGCTGGCCGAGGAAGAGAAGATTCCAGACTTCGATACCTCAGAAATAACTGATTTCATAGTGGAGGCCAGCAAGACTTATAAGGAAAGACTGAACGGCATCGTTAACAACTATGTGCAGTGGGGACTTCTGTGA